The sequence below is a genomic window from Aureispira sp. CCB-E.
ATATCAAGTTTTTGCACCCAATTTTTGATGCAATTTTTTAATATAATGGGTTGTCTCCAACAACCGTGAACCATACCAAGAAAAGAGTTCACCATCAACTATTTCTACTCTAGCGTTAGGGCAAATTTCTTGAAATATTTGAACGTGCTTTTCTTTGAATGGATAAGGTTCTGAAGATAATAAAATTAATTCTGGTTGCTTCGCCTGAATTTCTGCCACAGTTACCGATGGATAGCGCAACGATTCAGCAAAAACATTTTCAAAATTGGCTTTTTTTAATACATCATCAATAAACGTGTCACCTCCCGCTACCATAAAAGGATTTTGCCAAATAAAATACGCTACTCGCCAAGGCGGCTCACTTTGTTCGTTAACTAAAGCTAAAAAATCTTCTTTTAACTGTTGAATTAGAGCCGTACTTTGATCGGGCACATTTAAAACATTTCCTAACAAAGTCATCATATCCCAAGCCTCTTCCAAGGTTTGCATGTCACTCATCCAAACAGGGAATTCCTTTTTCAAAGCTTCAATATCTGACTGCGTATTTTCTTCTTTATTGCCAATAATCAAATCAGGCTTCAAAGCCCTTACTTTTTCTAGATCAACGGTTTTAGTTCCTCCTATTCTTGGTTTATTTTTGTACCATTCTTTAGGATGTATACAAAACTTCGTTATTCCAACTACCCGTTCATCTAATCCCCAATAATAAAGCAATTCGGTCTGAGAAGGAACTAACGAAACAATACGCTTAGGCTCCTTAGGAACTTCTAATTGTTGATGCATTTGATCGATTACTAATTTCATATAGAAATTTATTTGGATACTGAAAATGGAGGTAGTATTTTGTGTGAAAAGGCTTCAAAACGAACCCTAATTTACAACAAAAGAACCAAGATTATATGAATTACCTAATACTAGTTTTTTTATTTTTGGTCAGCCCCAACCTTATAGCTCAAGGCGATCCCCCTCTTCTAGAGCAGTTGGTTCAAATTCACGACTTAATTAAAGAAAAAAAATTAAAAGAAGCACGTTTTAATTTAAAGTTATTTCAACAAAATTATTTGCATCTACTCGACCAATCTAGTCTTGAATTGCAAACATATCATACTGTAAAATCACATCTCTTTGGCGTACAAGAATCCTACGACGAGGCACTCATTCACATCACCCAAGCGTTAAAAATTGCCAAACAACATCCTGATTCTTTGCGCTATCTAAGTTTAACACACTGGGCAGCACGCTCCATTTACGAGCAAACAAGCCAATATCAAAAAGCCATTCAACAAGGCGAAAAATTAGCCTCTATCTACAGCTTGGGAGGTTTAGAAGAACAAATTGACTTGGGTAGAAACTACCAGAAAATGGGGATTTTTTACATAGAAAAGAGAGAACCCACCAAAGCCTTAGAATATTTTAATAAAACACTTTCTATTTATAACAAAACACCTCAAGCATCTCTTATTGATTATGCAAGTTTGTATCGTGCTTTTTCTATGGCTTACAGTACTTCTGGGCAATATAACGAACAAATTAAGTATATCAACAAAGCACTAGCTATTACCCAAAAAGATACCAGTTCGCTTAGTAAACAACTAGAAATATCGTTGCTAAATAATTTAGGGGCTTATTACATTCAAACCAAACAACCCAACAAAGGACTAGAGACGTATCACAAATATGTAACCGCTACAGTCAAAGAACATGGACCTAATAGCGTTTTGGCATCTGTTGCTTATAGCAATTTGGGAATTTCTTATGCTCAAACTGGTGATTTGGAAACAGCCGAGACTTATTTTAGGAAAAATATTCAAATCAAAGAAAACATCCATGGCAAACACAATCCTGATGTAGCAATTGCATATGGCAACCTTGTCATTCTATTAGATTTGATGGAACGATACGAAGCTGCCCTTCAAGCGAGTCAACAAAGTTTTATCGCCAATACCAAAGATTTTGAGGACAATAATCCCTATCTTAACTTAGTCCCTGTCGTTCAAAAACACAACATACTAGATCCCATTAATGCTATTGGCAATCTCAATAACCGTTCTAGAGTTTTCTATAAATTATACCAAAAAGAAGAAAAATTAGAATACCTCAAACACGCTCATCAAACCATCCTTGCTCAAATAGAAATTTTAGACAAAGTTAAAAATGAATTGAGTGATGAAGATAAACTTGGTTTACTCAATGAGCGATTTATGCCCTTTACTTTAGGCGTTCAATTTGCAGAAGAATTGTATCAAATCACAAAAGACAAGCGTTATTTGGAAGCAGCCTTTCAATTAGCCGAACGCAGCAGAGATGCCGTTTTAACAAGTGCATTAAGCGCTCAAAAGGCACTTAATTTTGGCGGCGTTCCAGATAGTCTGATTCTCAAAGAAAATCAACTAAAAAAAGCTATTAGCCAATTGAATAAAAAATTATTACACAAAAAAAATTCTGAAGTAGATTATTATGATTTGCAAGAGCAAACTTTTGAACTCAAACGAGCCCAAGAACAGCTCATCAAACAATTGGAACAAAACTATCCTCAATATTACCAAATCAAGTACAAATCAAATATAGCATCTGTCGTAGATTTGCAAACACGAATTTTAGACCCCAATACTCAACTAATTGCCTACTATATACAATACCCAAAGGCTTATATCTGGTCGATTACTCAACAAAATGCACACCTACAAACCATCCAATTAGACAGTAATTATATGAATGACATCCATACTTTTAGAAAGGTATTAACCAATTTGAAGTATGTTCAAAAAAATCCTATAAAAGCAGGAGAATTATACGACCAACTATCCTATAAATTTTATAATTCCTTTGTAGCGCCTGCCCTAACATCACAAAAATTCAAACGACTAATTATTATTCCCGATCATCTACTAGGACACCTTCCCTTTGAGGCATTTACCACAAGTTATCAAGCACAACCCCTTGTCGATTATCACCAGAAAAATTATTTACTCAAAGACTATGAAATACAGTACTCTTATTCGGGTACGCTGCTTTTAAAAAATAAAGATCAGTACAATTTTTTGTCGCAAAATGTTCGTCTACTTGCTGTTGCAGCCGATTATAATAAAACGAATTTTACGCAACAAAATCGAACAGAGGAAGATTTGCTTATTCGGCATAATCTAGCCCCTCTCCCCGAAGCGATCAACGAGGTTAAAACATTGGAAAAAATAGCCTTGGGCACATTTCTTTATGGCAATGAGGCGTCGGAACATCTTTTTAAAAAGAAGGTTCCTCAACATGGAATTATCCATTTGGCCATGCACGGTATTTTAAATCAAAAAAATCCGATTACTTCTTCTTTAGCATTTACCGAAAATGGCAGCGAGGTCGAAGACAATTTTTTACATGCTTTCGAAATAAGTAATTTATCGTTTGACGCACAATTGGTTGTTTTAAGTGCTTGCGAAACGGGGTATGGAAAGTTTGAACGTGGAGAAGGGATTATGTCCTTGGCACGTTCGTTCATGCATGCGGGGGTGCCTAGTTTGGTGGTTAGCTTGTGGCAAGTCAACGACTACTCTACTTCTAAAATAATGGAATATTTTTATAACGAACTCAAAATGGGCAAAACAAAGAGCGAAGCACTACAAGCTGCCAAATTATTCTATTTAGAAAACACCGAAGGTATTTCTGCACATCCTGCTTTGTGGGCTGCCTTTATCCAATTGGGCAACCATGAGGCTTTAAAACTGGAACAAGAACTTCTTTTTTCGATGACAAATTTGTTCTTATTTATACTTTCAATTGTATTGGTTATTGTCCTTTTCCGATTGTTTCTCAGAAGACGCAAAGAGCGAATTGACCTTGATAATACGACATTTGACTAGGTCTTTTGCCAATAGATTTCATTTAGCGTATTAAGATCAAAATCATATAACATGAAGTTCTAGAAAAATGACTTCTTTTATTCAAAAACTCTTAACTTTACCCATGTGTTTTAGGTATACGTTATTAATACTTCGTGGCTTTTTGGGTCTTTTATAAAAAAGCCACGAAGTAATGTATTATGTTATTACCATAGCAGTACCATTAACTACTATTATTATAGCCATTTACTTAAGTAATCCATTCATTAGATGAAACAACTGTTATCTTTAGGGTACATTATTGTCTTATTGTCTTTTTTGTGTTCAAGCTGTGTCGGAACAAAAAAATTCAAGGCGTTGGAAGAAGAAAAACTAAAATTGGAAAATACACTTTTAGGAACCAAGCAAGAGTTGTCACAAGCCAAACGAGAACTCAACAAATTGAAAGACGCTTCGTCATCTGCCAACCTAACACAATCGGGAACAATCAAGAGTTTGCAGCAACAACTGGAAGACAACCAATCGGCTTTAGATGCTGCACAATCGGCTACCGTTAATTGTCAGGCTCAGTTGAAACAAACACAAAAAAAATTAGCCGACAAAGATTTATTAATCAAAACAGAATTAGAACCTTATAGAAAAATTAAATCAGGGTTAACGACTCAAAATCGCTCTTTGCGAGCTATTCGGGATGATATTAACGCTTTACTTGCTGCTAATCCTGAATTTAAATTAGTTCAATGGCTCAACAAGGATGAATTAACCTTGACATTTGATAACAAAGACTTATTTTCATCCTCTAGTCGTTCGGTATCAAGCAATGGACGAGCATTGCTCTATCAACTAGCAGAACTATTCAAAAAATACCCTGCGGTTTATATTGACATCAATGGGCATATGCCCGCTAGTAGTGCCGTTAAAGATAATTGGAAAAATAGTACTCGCAAAACCTTATCGGTGCTCTATACGTTAACACAGAAGGACATCCCGCAAGATAAGATTCGGGTGATTGGTTACGGGCAGTTCAAACCTATTGTTTCGGAAGAAGATCCCGAAGCTAATCACAAAAATAGCCGTACTGAAATTGTCTTGCATTATCAAAACCTAGAACTACTAAAGGTAGTTCCAATTGACTAACTATTCGGTTTTAGAGTTGCTTTATCCTTTCAAACGAAAGCAGTCAATCAATGAAAATTATTTAGTAATAGTAGTTAGCTACGCTGCTACTTCGTGGTTTCAACGAACTATTGTTAGTAACACTTGATATTTTAATCTCACATAGTGGAGTTGCTTATAACTTCCAAAACAATTAATTAAATCGTCATGCAAAAATACTTTAACTACTGTATTATCCTTTTCTTTTTTGGATCATTATTGTCTTGTGTTCCCAATCGAAAATTCCAAGAAGAAGTATCTGCTAAAACAAAGGCTCAACAAGAGGCTTCACAAGCAAAACAAAGTGCCGAACAAGCACAAGAGGAACTTGAGTTAGCTCAAAAAGAAATTCAAAAAATTGAAAAAGAGCTTCAAGAACTAGACAAAGATTATACTTTGATTAAAACTCGTTATGATCAACAAGAAAAGCTTAACAAAGACTTGCAAATTCTTTATGACAAAGTATTGGCAGTCAACGAAAAATTAACACAAGAAGCAGCAGGAAAAAGCAGAGAATTGACAGAAGAAGTTACACGCAAGCAAGAAGAAATTCGCCGCAAAGAGGACGAGATTCGCCGTCGTGAGCGAGAAATGGCAGACATGAAACAACGCATGGACCAAGAACGTGCAGAAATCGAACGACTGCAAAAAGACTTAGAAGACAAAAATGCTAATATTGATAACCTTCAAGGCGATAAATCAGCGTTAGAAAAAAGTCTAAAAGCCCGCGAAGAAAAAGTAGCTGCACTAGAAAGCAGCTTGGCAGCACGTGAAAAACGAGTTAAAGAATTAGAAGATGCTATTGCCTCTCGCGATGCAAAAGCCAAAGCGCTAAAAGACAAATTATCACAAGCTTTGTTGGGTTTTGAGTCCTCTGATTTGAGTGTAGAGCAACGCAATGGAAAGGTATACGTGTCTTTAAGTCAGAATTTGCTATTTGCTACTGGAAGTGCTCGTTTGGACAGCAAGGGGGCTGGGGCAATTACAAAATTGGCTGAGGTTTTGAACAAAAATAATGAAATCAACGTCTTGGTAGAAGGGCATACCGATAGCGATGGAGATGAAAAAATGAACTGGGAATTGAGTACCAAACGCTCTTTGTCTATTGTCGATCAGTTAATCAAAAACAAAGTTAAACCAAGTAGAATTACTGCGGCAGGACGTGGCGAGCATGTGCCTATTGCATCTAACGATACTGAAGCTGGAAAAGCTAAAAACCGTCGTACTGAAATTATTTTATCTCCTCAGTTGGATGAAATTATGAACATCTTGAAGAACTAAAAATTTACTTTCTTCCTTCCTTATAAGTCTGCAATTGATGTCAATTGCAGACTTTTTTTTTAATAAAAAAAAACAGAGCCTTTAAAGTAAAGGACTCTGCTTCATTATTTTTATTGATAGCTTTCTTTCAGATAAACTACTCCTCTGTTTGGTCTACTTTTTCCTCCTTTTTGGCTGCTTCTTCTTTTGCCGCTGCCTCTGCCGCTAGTTCTTCTTCTGTTGGCAAACTCAATAAACCTCTTTCATTTAAGAAATTGAACCATTTGATCAATTTCTTGATGTCACTCACCAATACTTTATCTCTGTCATACTCTGGCAAAATTCCTTCAAAATAGTTCTTAATCTCTACAGAACTTGCTTTTGTTGCTACTGGAGGGTTGGATTCCAATTGAGTTAACATGCTAATAAATACTGCTTTTAGTTCTACTGTAGCCTCTTCTGTATCTGTATAAATAGAAATAGATTCTAAAGGAGTAAATTGATGTCTTCTACTTGGCGCAAAAAATTTCTTGCCTGTATCCAAATCTTCAATAATTAATCCATTAGGACGATTAGCTGCCATTTTATAAATTCCTGAACGTCCACTAACCGCAACAAGTTTCTCTAAATTCATTTTTTATTTTTCTTTTATAAATTATAACTCTGTTTATTTTCCCAACAAAAATTTACTTAATTGAGGTAAAATACTATTTACAATAAATACCATTTTGTTGGTTTTAAATTGTTTGTTCTTAATACCAATTTTAAGTTTTTGAATAACTAACTATTAAGTAGTATTTCGACTAAACCCGACAAAAATACAAATTTGAACCAACTCAACGAATTCATAGCCCTAATATTTCGGCTTATTACAATTTTCATAACGTTAAGTGATAAGATAGATGTTAACACCTATCTTAAAAACCTTCATTTCATATTATATTTTATACTATTTTTACAAACAAAATTGCCTTTCATTCGTTATAAATAATAACAATGCTACTCACAAGCATTTTTCCTTACTAACTTTCACTACAGTAAGAACATTCTTTAGCCCAAAAGAATGCGTTCTCTCTCTCACCTATCCTATTATTGGCTATTCTAGGGTATGCACCTCTACTTATTGTAGAATAAGCTTCACTTACATTTCATTCGAACTGTTGACAAAATAATATTTTTTAAAAAAATAATTATAAAAATTATGAAGTCACTACTACCAATTTATTTCGTTTTATTTTCATCATTTCTTGCTACAATACATGGTCAAGAGGCACATTGGGAAAATGGTATTCAAAGTTTTGAATCGGCTAACTATAAAGCTGCAATTGCCAATTTCAA
It includes:
- a CDS encoding DUF5606 domain-containing protein, with translation MNLEKLVAVSGRSGIYKMAANRPNGLIIEDLDTGKKFFAPSRRHQFTPLESISIYTDTEEATVELKAVFISMLTQLESNPPVATKASSVEIKNYFEGILPEYDRDKVLVSDIKKLIKWFNFLNERGLLSLPTEEELAAEAAAKEEAAKKEEKVDQTEE
- a CDS encoding CHAT domain-containing tetratricopeptide repeat protein, with the protein product MNYLILVFLFLVSPNLIAQGDPPLLEQLVQIHDLIKEKKLKEARFNLKLFQQNYLHLLDQSSLELQTYHTVKSHLFGVQESYDEALIHITQALKIAKQHPDSLRYLSLTHWAARSIYEQTSQYQKAIQQGEKLASIYSLGGLEEQIDLGRNYQKMGIFYIEKREPTKALEYFNKTLSIYNKTPQASLIDYASLYRAFSMAYSTSGQYNEQIKYINKALAITQKDTSSLSKQLEISLLNNLGAYYIQTKQPNKGLETYHKYVTATVKEHGPNSVLASVAYSNLGISYAQTGDLETAETYFRKNIQIKENIHGKHNPDVAIAYGNLVILLDLMERYEAALQASQQSFIANTKDFEDNNPYLNLVPVVQKHNILDPINAIGNLNNRSRVFYKLYQKEEKLEYLKHAHQTILAQIEILDKVKNELSDEDKLGLLNERFMPFTLGVQFAEELYQITKDKRYLEAAFQLAERSRDAVLTSALSAQKALNFGGVPDSLILKENQLKKAISQLNKKLLHKKNSEVDYYDLQEQTFELKRAQEQLIKQLEQNYPQYYQIKYKSNIASVVDLQTRILDPNTQLIAYYIQYPKAYIWSITQQNAHLQTIQLDSNYMNDIHTFRKVLTNLKYVQKNPIKAGELYDQLSYKFYNSFVAPALTSQKFKRLIIIPDHLLGHLPFEAFTTSYQAQPLVDYHQKNYLLKDYEIQYSYSGTLLLKNKDQYNFLSQNVRLLAVAADYNKTNFTQQNRTEEDLLIRHNLAPLPEAINEVKTLEKIALGTFLYGNEASEHLFKKKVPQHGIIHLAMHGILNQKNPITSSLAFTENGSEVEDNFLHAFEISNLSFDAQLVVLSACETGYGKFERGEGIMSLARSFMHAGVPSLVVSLWQVNDYSTSKIMEYFYNELKMGKTKSEALQAAKLFYLENTEGISAHPALWAAFIQLGNHEALKLEQELLFSMTNLFLFILSIVLVIVLFRLFLRRRKERIDLDNTTFD
- a CDS encoding OmpA family protein — protein: MQKYFNYCIILFFFGSLLSCVPNRKFQEEVSAKTKAQQEASQAKQSAEQAQEELELAQKEIQKIEKELQELDKDYTLIKTRYDQQEKLNKDLQILYDKVLAVNEKLTQEAAGKSRELTEEVTRKQEEIRRKEDEIRRREREMADMKQRMDQERAEIERLQKDLEDKNANIDNLQGDKSALEKSLKAREEKVAALESSLAAREKRVKELEDAIASRDAKAKALKDKLSQALLGFESSDLSVEQRNGKVYVSLSQNLLFATGSARLDSKGAGAITKLAEVLNKNNEINVLVEGHTDSDGDEKMNWELSTKRSLSIVDQLIKNKVKPSRITAAGRGEHVPIASNDTEAGKAKNRRTEIILSPQLDEIMNILKN
- a CDS encoding OmpA family protein, which encodes MKQLLSLGYIIVLLSFLCSSCVGTKKFKALEEEKLKLENTLLGTKQELSQAKRELNKLKDASSSANLTQSGTIKSLQQQLEDNQSALDAAQSATVNCQAQLKQTQKKLADKDLLIKTELEPYRKIKSGLTTQNRSLRAIRDDINALLAANPEFKLVQWLNKDELTLTFDNKDLFSSSSRSVSSNGRALLYQLAELFKKYPAVYIDINGHMPASSAVKDNWKNSTRKTLSVLYTLTQKDIPQDKIRVIGYGQFKPIVSEEDPEANHKNSRTEIVLHYQNLELLKVVPID
- a CDS encoding helical backbone metal receptor, whose product is MKLVIDQMHQQLEVPKEPKRIVSLVPSQTELLYYWGLDERVVGITKFCIHPKEWYKNKPRIGGTKTVDLEKVRALKPDLIIGNKEENTQSDIEALKKEFPVWMSDMQTLEEAWDMMTLLGNVLNVPDQSTALIQQLKEDFLALVNEQSEPPWRVAYFIWQNPFMVAGGDTFIDDVLKKANFENVFAESLRYPSVTVAEIQAKQPELILLSSEPYPFKEKHVQIFQEICPNARVEIVDGELFSWYGSRLLETTHYIKKLHQKLGAKT